A genomic segment from Peromyscus maniculatus bairdii isolate BWxNUB_F1_BW_parent chromosome 11, HU_Pman_BW_mat_3.1, whole genome shotgun sequence encodes:
- the Ren gene encoding renin, translated as MPSVREILKERGVDMTKLSAEWGEFTKRSSFGNGTSPVVLTNYLDTQYYGEIGIGTPAQTFKVIFDTGSANLWVPSTKCSPLYTACEIHSLYDSSESSSYMENGTEFTIHYGSGKVKGFLSQDIVTVGGITVTQTFGEVTELPLIPFMLAKFDGVLGMGFPAQAVGGVTPVFDHILSQRVLKEEVFSVYYSRDSHLLGGELVLGGSDPRHYQGNFHYVSISKTGSWQITMKGVSVGSATLLCAEGCMAVVDTGASYISGPTSSLKLIMQTLGAKEQSTDEYVVDCNQVPTLPDISFHLGGRAYTLTSLDYVLQDPYRTDDLCTLALHGLDIPPPTGPVWVLGASFIRKFYTEFDRHNNRIGFALAR; from the exons atgccctccgtCCGGGAAATCCTGAAGGAGCGCGGAGTGGACATGACCAAGCTCAGCGCTGAATGGGGTGAATTCACCAAGAGGTCCTCCTTTGGCAACGGCACCTCCCCCGTGGTCCTCACCAACTACCTGGAC ACCCAGTACTATGGCGAGATTGGCATTGGCACCCCAGCCCAGaccttcaaagtcatctttgacaCGGGCTCAGCCAACCTCTGGGTCCCCTCCACCAAGTGCAGCCCCCTCTACACTGCCTGTG AGATCCACAGCCTCTATGACTCCTCGGAATCCTCCAGCTACATGGAGAACGGGACCGAATTCACGATCCACTATGGATCAGGGAAGGTCAAAGGCTTTCTCAGCCAGGACATAGTAACT GTGGGTGGTATCACTGTGACACAGACATTTGGAGAGGTCACCGAGCTGCCCCTGATACCCTTCATGCTGGCCAAGTTTGATGGGGTTCTGGGCATGGGCTTTCCTGCTCAGGCCGTCGGCGGGGTCACCCCGGTCTTTGACCACATTCTCTCCCAGAGGGTGCTGAAGGAAGAAGTCTTTTCTGTCTACTACAGCAG GGACTCCCACCTGCTGGGGGGAGAATTGGTGCTGGGGGGCAGTGACCCCCGGCATTACCAAGGCAATTTTCACTATGTGAGCATCAGCAAGACTGGCTCCTGGCAGATCACAATGAAGGG GGTATCTGTGGGGTCTGCCACCTTGCTGTGTGCGGAGGGCTGCATGGCAGTGGTGGACACTGGTGCATCCTATATCTCGGGGCCTACGAGCTCTCTGAAGCTGATCATGCAAACCCTGGGAGCCAAGGAGCAGAGCACAGATGAA TATGTCGTGGACTGTAACCAGGTGCCCACCCTCCCGGACATCTCCTtccacctgggaggcagagcttaCACACTCACCAGTCTGGACTACGTGCTACAG GATCCCTACAGGACTGATGACCTATGCACATTGGCTCTCCATGGCCTGGACATACCGCCACCCACTGGGCCTGTCTGGGTCCTGGGTGCCAGCTTCATCCGCAAGTTCTACACCGAGTTCGATCGGCATAACAACCGCATTGGCTTTGCCTTGGCCCGCTAA
- the Etnk2 gene encoding ethanolamine kinase 2 isoform X1 gives MAVPPSAPVPCSPFYLRRQALCPQCSWGMEEKAAASVGCWEPPEPPRAAVPCFGVTVDQDDILPGALRLIRELRPHWKPEQVRTKRFKDGITNKLVACYVEEDMRDCVLVRVYGERTELLVDRENEVRNFQLLRAHGCAPKLYCTFQNGLCYEYMQGVALGPQHIREPKLFRLIALEMAKIHTIHANGRLPKPTLWHKMHHYFTLVKDEINPSLSADVPKVEVLGQELAWLKEHLSQLESPVVFCHNDLLCKNIIYDSTKGHVRFIDYEYAGYNYQAFDIGNHFNEFAGVNEVDYCRYPDREIQLQWLRYYLEAQKGTAPTPREVERLYAQVNKFALASHFFWGLWALIQNQYSTISFDFLRYAVIRFSQYFKVKPQVLALEMPK, from the exons ATGGCTGTGCCCCCTTCAGCTCCAGTGCCGTGCTCGCCCTTTTACCTGCGGAGGCAGGCGCTCTGCCCGCAGTGCTCATGGGGCATGGAGGAGAAGGCGGCGGCCAGCGTTGGCTGCTGGGAGCCACCCGAGCCCCCGAGGGCCGCCGTCCCGTGCTTCGGCGTCACGGTGGATCAGGACGACATCCTCCCCGGTGCCCTGCGCCTCATCCGGGAGCTGCGGCCGCACTGGAAGCCCGAGCAAGTTCGGACCAAG CGCTTCAAAGATGGCATCACCAACAAGCTAGTGGCCTGCTATGTGGAGGAGGACATGCGGGACTGTGTCCTGGTCCGGGTGTATGGGGAGCGGACAGAGTTGCTGGTGGACCGGGAGAACGAGGTCAGGAACTTCCAGCTGCTGCGAGCACACGGCTGCGCCCCCAAACTCTACTGCACCTTTCAGAACGGGCTGTGCTATGAGTACATGCAGGGTGTGGCCCTGGGACCGCAGCACATCAGAGAACCCAAGCTCTTCAG GTTAATCGCCTTAGAAATGGCAAAGATTCACACCATCCACGCCAATGGCAGGTTGCCCAAGCCCACCCTCTGGCATAAGATGCATCATTATTTCACGCTGGTCAAGGATGAGATCAATCCCAG CCTTTCTGCAGACGTCCCTAAGGTGGAGGTGTTGGGACAGGAGCTGGCCTGGCTGAAGGAACACCTGTCCCAACTGGAGTCCCCTGTGGTATTCTGTCACAACGACCTGCTCTGCAAGAACATCATCTATGACAGCACCAAAG GCCACGTGCGGTTCATCGACTATGAATATGCAGGATACAACTACCAGGCTTTTGACATTGGCAACCACTTCAACGAGTTTGCAG GTGTGAATGAGGTTGATTACTGCCGGTACCCAGATCGGGAGATCCAGCTACAGTGGCTGCGCTATTATCTTGAGGCACAAAAGGGGACCGCTCCAACCCCCAGGGAGGTGGAGCGCCTTTACGCACAAGTCAACAAATTTGCTCTG GCCTCCCATTTCTTCTGGGGACTCTGGGCACTCATACAGAACCAGTACTCCACCATCAGCTTTGACTTCCTCAG GTATGCGGTGATCCGATTCAGCCAGTACTTCAAAGTGAAGCCTCAGGTGTTGGCCTTGGAGATGCCAAAGTGA
- the Etnk2 gene encoding ethanolamine kinase 2 isoform X2, with protein MAVPPSAPVPCSPFYLRRQALCPQCSWGMEEKAAASVGCWEPPEPPRAAVPCFGVTVDQDDILPGALRLIRELRPHWKPEQVRTKRFKDGITNKLVACYVEEDMRDCVLVRVYGERTELLVDRENEVRNFQLLRAHGCAPKLYCTFQNGLCYEYMQGVALGPQHIREPKLFSLSADVPKVEVLGQELAWLKEHLSQLESPVVFCHNDLLCKNIIYDSTKGHVRFIDYEYAGYNYQAFDIGNHFNEFAGVNEVDYCRYPDREIQLQWLRYYLEAQKGTAPTPREVERLYAQVNKFALASHFFWGLWALIQNQYSTISFDFLRYAVIRFSQYFKVKPQVLALEMPK; from the exons ATGGCTGTGCCCCCTTCAGCTCCAGTGCCGTGCTCGCCCTTTTACCTGCGGAGGCAGGCGCTCTGCCCGCAGTGCTCATGGGGCATGGAGGAGAAGGCGGCGGCCAGCGTTGGCTGCTGGGAGCCACCCGAGCCCCCGAGGGCCGCCGTCCCGTGCTTCGGCGTCACGGTGGATCAGGACGACATCCTCCCCGGTGCCCTGCGCCTCATCCGGGAGCTGCGGCCGCACTGGAAGCCCGAGCAAGTTCGGACCAAG CGCTTCAAAGATGGCATCACCAACAAGCTAGTGGCCTGCTATGTGGAGGAGGACATGCGGGACTGTGTCCTGGTCCGGGTGTATGGGGAGCGGACAGAGTTGCTGGTGGACCGGGAGAACGAGGTCAGGAACTTCCAGCTGCTGCGAGCACACGGCTGCGCCCCCAAACTCTACTGCACCTTTCAGAACGGGCTGTGCTATGAGTACATGCAGGGTGTGGCCCTGGGACCGCAGCACATCAGAGAACCCAAGCTCTTCAG CCTTTCTGCAGACGTCCCTAAGGTGGAGGTGTTGGGACAGGAGCTGGCCTGGCTGAAGGAACACCTGTCCCAACTGGAGTCCCCTGTGGTATTCTGTCACAACGACCTGCTCTGCAAGAACATCATCTATGACAGCACCAAAG GCCACGTGCGGTTCATCGACTATGAATATGCAGGATACAACTACCAGGCTTTTGACATTGGCAACCACTTCAACGAGTTTGCAG GTGTGAATGAGGTTGATTACTGCCGGTACCCAGATCGGGAGATCCAGCTACAGTGGCTGCGCTATTATCTTGAGGCACAAAAGGGGACCGCTCCAACCCCCAGGGAGGTGGAGCGCCTTTACGCACAAGTCAACAAATTTGCTCTG GCCTCCCATTTCTTCTGGGGACTCTGGGCACTCATACAGAACCAGTACTCCACCATCAGCTTTGACTTCCTCAG GTATGCGGTGATCCGATTCAGCCAGTACTTCAAAGTGAAGCCTCAGGTGTTGGCCTTGGAGATGCCAAAGTGA